The nucleotide window CGGACGGCGCCGCGGCGGTGGTCGCCGCCGCGCTGGCGTTGCGCGACGCCGACATCGCGGCCAACCGGGCCATCGGCCGGCGCGGCGCGGATCTGCTGGACGGCGCCCGGCGGGTGCTGACCCATTGCAACACCGGAGCGCTGGCGGCCGTCGAGATCGGCACGGCGGTGGGCGTGATCGCCGAGCTGCACCGGCGCCGGCCGCTGACCATGGTGTACGCGACGGAGACCCGGCCGCTGCTGCAAGGTTCCCGGCTGACCGCCTGGGAACTGGGCAAAGCCGGGCTGCCCCATCGGATCCTGGTGGACGGTGCCGCGGCCGGCCTGATCCTGGCGGGGGAGGTCGACGCCGTGGTGGTCGGTGCCGACCGGATCGCGGCCAACGGCGACACGGCCAACAAGGTCGGCACGGTGGCGCACGCGCTCGCCGCGGCACGGGCCGGCATCCCGTTCGTGGTGGCCGCGCCCGAGGCGACGTTCGCGGCGACGACGTACACCGGGGCCGAGATACCCATCGAGGAGCGGCACGAGGACGAGGTGCTGTTCGTGGGTTCGCGCCGCGTCGC belongs to Amorphoplanes digitatis and includes:
- the mtnA gene encoding S-methyl-5-thioribose-1-phosphate isomerase, translated to MRAIDWRDDAVVIIDQTLLPERTTRVVVREPAQLVTEIRRLAIRGAMALGVAGAMGVALGAVRARERGADVLAAATDACALLAGARPTAINLAWGAQRALAAAPDGAAAVVAAALALRDADIAANRAIGRRGADLLDGARRVLTHCNTGALAAVEIGTAVGVIAELHRRRPLTMVYATETRPLLQGSRLTAWELGKAGLPHRILVDGAAAGLILAGEVDAVVVGADRIAANGDTANKVGTVAHALAAARAGIPFVVAAPEATFAATTYTGAEIPIEERHEDEVLFVGSRRVAPPGTRARNPGFDVTPADLITAVVTERRVLPLGRAVAGAAAR